One genomic window of Streptococcus mitis includes the following:
- a CDS encoding uracil-DNA glycosylase family protein → MSQIERIKQAIMADPQNVDYTKRGIEPLFAAPKTARINIIGQAPGLKTQEAGLYWKDKSGDRLRDWLGVDEDTFYNSGYFAVLPMDFYFPGHGKSGDLPPRAGFAEKWHPQLLRELPDIQLTLLIGQYAQAYYLREKVSGKVTERVKHYQNYLPTYFPLVHPSPRNQIWMAKNPWFESEVVPDLKKRIKTIL, encoded by the coding sequence TCGACTATACAAAGCGTGGCATTGAGCCTCTCTTTGCAGCGCCAAAGACTGCTCGCATCAATATCATCGGTCAAGCGCCTGGTCTTAAAACCCAAGAAGCAGGCCTTTACTGGAAGGACAAAAGTGGTGACCGTTTGCGGGACTGGTTAGGTGTGGATGAAGATACCTTTTACAATTCAGGTTATTTTGCTGTTTTGCCTATGGATTTCTACTTTCCAGGCCATGGCAAGTCAGGTGATTTACCACCGCGAGCGGGTTTTGCAGAAAAATGGCATCCGCAGCTCTTGCGAGAATTGCCCGATATTCAGTTGACCCTCTTGATTGGCCAGTATGCCCAAGCCTACTATTTACGGGAGAAAGTTAGTGGCAAGGTAACAGAACGGGTAAAACATTACCAGAACTACTTGCCAACCTATTTTCCACTAGTTCACCCTTCACCACGAAATCAAATCTGGATGGCCAAAAATCCTTGGTTTGAGTCAGAAGTGGTGCCAGATTTGAAAAAAAGAATTAAAACCATTTTATAG
- a CDS encoding rhodanese-like domain-containing protein, translated as MKEITFDAFYQLYQNDQLSLVDVREVDEFETLHLEGAHNLPLSQLADSYDQLDKDQLHYVICKAGMRSARACQFLSEQGYNVINVQGGMTAFEEL; from the coding sequence ATGAAAGAAATTACCTTTGACGCATTTTACCAACTTTATCAAAACGACCAACTTTCTCTAGTGGACGTGAGAGAAGTGGATGAATTTGAAACTCTTCATTTAGAAGGTGCCCACAACCTACCGCTTAGTCAATTAGCTGATAGCTATGATCAGTTGGACAAGGATCAGTTGCATTATGTCATTTGTAAAGCTGGAATGAGATCAGCGCGTGCTTGCCAATTCCTATCAGAACAAGGTTATAATGTTATCAATGTACAAGGTGGTATGACTGCCTTTGAAGAACTCTAA
- the brnQ gene encoding branched-chain amino acid transport system II carrier protein: MAKKGALTGLLLFGIFFGAGNLIFPPSLGALSGEHFLPAIAGFVFSGVGIAVLTLIIGTLNPKGYIHEISTKIAPWFATLYLVVLYLSIGPFFAIPRTATTAYEVGISPLLSDANKGLGLIVFTLLYFAAAYLISLNPSKILDRIGRILTPVFAILIVILVVLGAIKYGGTSPQAASAAYQASAFGTGFLEGYNTLDALASVAFSVIAVQTLKQLGFSSKKEYISTIWVVGIVVALAFSALYIGLGFLGNHFPVPAEAMKGGTPGVYILSQATQEIFGSTAQLFLAAMVTVTCFTTTVGLIVSTAEFFNERFPQISYKVYATAFTLIGFAIANLGLDAIIKYSIPVLVILYPITIAIVMIVIVNKFVALSKPGMQLTIAVVTAIAIASVLGSSFKVEFLANLVNALPFAKASLPWLVPAVVGILLSLVLPNKQESDVFEME; encoded by the coding sequence ATGGCTAAAAAAGGTGCCCTAACAGGTTTGCTCCTGTTTGGAATATTTTTTGGTGCGGGAAACTTGATTTTTCCGCCTTCTCTAGGTGCTTTATCTGGAGAACATTTTCTTCCTGCCATCGCAGGTTTTGTCTTTTCAGGCGTCGGTATCGCCGTCTTGACCCTTATTATTGGAACGCTAAATCCTAAAGGATATATTCACGAGATTTCAACAAAGATAGCGCCTTGGTTTGCGACTCTGTACCTCGTAGTTCTCTATTTGTCAATTGGCCCATTCTTTGCTATCCCACGTACTGCTACAACGGCTTACGAAGTAGGTATTAGCCCCCTTCTGTCGGATGCAAATAAAGGTCTAGGCTTGATTGTCTTTACCCTTCTTTACTTTGCGGCAGCGTATCTAATCTCGCTTAATCCATCAAAAATCTTAGACCGTATCGGTCGTATTTTAACACCAGTCTTTGCGATTTTGATTGTTATCTTGGTTGTTCTAGGAGCTATCAAATACGGTGGAACAAGCCCTCAAGCTGCGTCAGCTGCTTATCAAGCTTCTGCATTTGGTACAGGTTTCCTAGAAGGTTACAATACCTTGGACGCCCTTGCTTCAGTTGCTTTTAGTGTAATCGCAGTTCAAACCTTGAAACAACTTGGGTTTTCAAGTAAGAAAGAATACATTTCAACTATTTGGGTGGTTGGTATCGTTGTTGCCCTTGCCTTCAGCGCTCTTTACATCGGTTTAGGTTTCCTTGGAAATCATTTCCCAGTACCAGCTGAAGCGATGAAGGGTGGAACACCAGGTGTTTACATCTTGTCACAAGCTACTCAAGAAATCTTTGGCTCAACAGCCCAACTCTTCCTTGCAGCTATGGTTACCGTAACCTGCTTCACAACAACGGTTGGTTTGATTGTGTCAACAGCTGAGTTCTTTAATGAACGTTTCCCACAAATCAGCTATAAAGTTTATGCGACAGCCTTTACCTTGATTGGATTTGCTATTGCCAATTTAGGTCTTGATGCGATTATCAAGTACTCCATTCCAGTACTGGTTATTTTGTACCCAATCACGATTGCCATCGTTATGATTGTCATTGTCAACAAATTTGTTGCCCTTTCAAAACCAGGTATGCAGTTGACAATTGCTGTTGTTACAGCTATTGCTATTGCAAGCGTACTAGGAAGCTCATTTAAAGTTGAGTTTCTTGCAAACCTTGTCAACGCTCTTCCTTTTGCCAAGGCATCACTTCCATGGTTAGTACCAGCCGTTGTCGGAATCTTGCTCTCATTGGTTCTACCAAACAAGCAAGAAAGCGATGTTTTTGAAATGGAATAA
- a CDS encoding M42 family metallopeptidase, whose amino-acid sequence MNQTVEYIKELTAIASPTGFTREISDYLVKTLDGFGYQPVRTAKGGVNVTIKGQNDEEHRYVTAHVDTLGAIVRAVKPDGRLKMDRIGGFPWNMIEGENCTVHVASTGQKVSGTILIHQTSCHVYKDAGTAERTQDNMEVRLDAKVTNEKETRALGIEVGDFISFDPRTFVTETGFIKSRHLDDKVSAAILLNLLRIYKEEKIELPITTHFAFSVFEEVGHGANSNIPAQVVEYLAVDMGAMGDDQQTDEYTVSICVKDASGPYHYDFRQHLVDLAKEQDIPFKLDIYPFYGSDASAAMSAGAEVKHALLGAGIESSHSYERTHIDSVVATERMVDAYLKSALVD is encoded by the coding sequence ATGAATCAAACAGTAGAATATATCAAAGAACTGACAGCCATTGCGTCGCCAACGGGCTTCACTCGAGAGATTTCGGACTATTTAGTCAAGACTCTAGACGGTTTTGGTTACCAGCCGGTTCGTACAGCCAAGGGCGGTGTCAATGTGACCATCAAAGGTCAAAATGATGAAGAGCATCGCTATGTGACTGCCCATGTTGATACGCTGGGGGCCATTGTCCGTGCTGTCAAACCAGACGGTCGTCTTAAAATGGACCGTATCGGTGGTTTTCCTTGGAACATGATTGAAGGTGAAAACTGTACCGTTCATGTGGCTAGCACAGGTCAAAAAGTATCAGGAACCATCCTCATCCACCAAACTTCTTGCCATGTCTACAAGGATGCAGGAACTGCAGAACGCACGCAGGACAATATGGAAGTGCGTTTGGACGCCAAAGTAACCAATGAAAAAGAAACTCGTGCTCTTGGCATTGAGGTCGGCGATTTTATCAGCTTTGACCCACGAACTTTCGTGACAGAGACAGGCTTTATCAAGTCTCGTCATTTGGACGATAAGGTTAGCGCAGCGATTTTGCTTAACCTACTTCGTATATATAAGGAAGAGAAGATTGAATTGCCAATAACAACCCATTTTGCTTTTTCAGTTTTTGAAGAGGTGGGACACGGTGCTAACTCTAATATCCCTGCTCAGGTAGTAGAATATCTGGCTGTGGATATGGGAGCTATGGGAGATGACCAGCAAACAGATGAGTACACAGTATCTATCTGTGTAAAGGATGCTTCAGGTCCTTATCACTATGACTTCCGTCAACATTTGGTTGATTTGGCTAAAGAGCAAGATATTCCATTTAAACTGGATATCTATCCATTTTATGGTTCGGACGCTTCAGCGGCTATGTCTGCAGGTGCAGAAGTCAAACACGCCCTTCTCGGTGCTGGTATCGAATCTAGTCACTCATATGAACGTACTCATATTGACTCGGTGGTCGCAACAGAACGAATGGTCGATGCTTACCTTAAGAGTGCATTGGTAGATTGA
- a CDS encoding HIT family protein, with amino-acid sequence MCLICQRIELIKKGENPYFVRELETGYLVIGDHQYFAGYSLFLAKEHVTELHHLEKETRIRFLEEMSLVQEAVAKSFAAEKMNIELLGNGDAHLHWHLFPRRTGDMNGHGLKGRGPVWWVPFEEMTAETCQAKPDEMKRLVKHLSLEVDKLLEIKE; translated from the coding sequence ATGTGTCTGATTTGCCAGAGAATTGAGCTCATTAAGAAGGGAGAAAATCCCTATTTTGTGAGAGAACTAGAAACAGGCTATCTTGTGATTGGAGACCACCAGTATTTTGCAGGCTATAGTCTCTTTTTAGCCAAGGAACACGTTACAGAATTGCATCATTTAGAGAAGGAAACTAGAATCCGTTTTCTAGAGGAAATGAGTTTAGTCCAAGAGGCAGTTGCCAAGTCCTTTGCTGCCGAGAAAATGAATATTGAACTTTTAGGAAATGGCGATGCCCATCTCCACTGGCATCTTTTCCCTAGACGAACAGGTGATATGAATGGTCACGGTCTCAAGGGGCGTGGGCCAGTCTGGTGGGTTCCCTTTGAAGAAATGACAGCAGAAACCTGCCAAGCAAAACCGGATGAGATGAAAAGATTAGTCAAACATTTATCGTTAGAAGTAGATAAACTATTAGAAATAAAGGAGTAG
- the ldcB gene encoding LD-carboxypeptidase LdcB/DacB, translating to MKKRYLILTALLALSLAACSQEKAKNEDGAAKTEQTAKADGTVGSKPQGAAQKKAEVVNKGDYYSIQGKYDEIIVANKHYPLSKDYNPGENPTAKAELVKLIKAMQEAGFPISDHYSGFRSYETQNKLYQDYVNQDGKEAADRYSARPGYSEHQTGLAFDVIGTDGDLVTEEKAAQWLLDHAADYGFVVRYLKGKEKETGYMAEEWHLRYVGKEAKEIAESGLSLEEYYGFEGGDYVN from the coding sequence ATGAAAAAAAGATACCTTATCTTGACAGCTTTGCTAGCCTTGAGTCTAGCAGCTTGTTCACAAGAAAAAGCAAAAAATGAAGATGGAGCAGCTAAGACAGAACAAACAGCTAAAGCTGATGGAACAGTCGGAAGTAAGCCTCAAGGAGCTGCCCAGAAAAAAGCAGAAGTGGTCAATAAAGGAGACTACTACAGCATCCAAGGGAAATACGATGAAATCATCGTAGCCAATAAACACTATCCATTGTCAAAAGACTACAATCCAGGGGAAAATCCAACAGCCAAGGCTGAGTTGGTCAAACTCATCAAAGCTATGCAAGAGGCAGGTTTTCCAATCAGTGATCATTATAGTGGTTTTAGAAGTTATGAAACTCAGAACAAGCTCTATCAAGATTATGTCAACCAAGATGGGAAGGAAGCAGCTGACCGTTACTCTGCCCGTCCTGGATATAGCGAACACCAAACTGGCTTGGCCTTTGATGTTATTGGGACTGATGGTGATTTAGTAACAGAAGAAAAAGCGGCTCAATGGCTCTTGGACCATGCGGCTGATTATGGCTTTGTTGTCCGTTATCTCAAAGGTAAAGAAAAAGAAACGGGATATATGGCTGAAGAATGGCACCTTCGTTATGTCGGAAAAGAAGCAAAAGAAATTGCTGAGAGTGGTCTCAGTTTGGAAGAGTACTACGGATTTGAAGGTGGAGATTATGTCAATTAA
- the rplK gene encoding 50S ribosomal protein L11 yields MAKKVEKLVKLQIPAGKATPAPPVGPALGQAGINIMGFTKEFNARTADQAGMIIPVVISVYEDKSFTFITKTPPAAVLLKKAAGVEKGSGTPNKTKVATVTRAQVQEIAETKMPDLNAANVESAMRMIEGTARSMGFTVVD; encoded by the coding sequence ATGGCTAAAAAAGTCGAAAAACTTGTAAAATTGCAAATCCCTGCTGGTAAAGCTACACCAGCTCCACCGGTTGGACCTGCTCTTGGTCAAGCTGGTATCAACATCATGGGATTCACAAAAGAGTTCAACGCTCGTACAGCTGACCAAGCTGGTATGATTATTCCAGTTGTTATCTCAGTTTACGAAGATAAATCATTTACTTTCATCACTAAAACACCACCAGCTGCTGTTCTTTTGAAAAAAGCTGCAGGTGTTGAAAAAGGATCAGGTACACCTAACAAAACTAAAGTTGCTACAGTTACTCGTGCACAAGTACAAGAAATTGCAGAAACTAAGATGCCAGATTTGAACGCAGCAAACGTAGAGTCTGCAATGCGTATGATCGAAGGTACTGCTCGTTCTATGGGATTCACTGTTGTTGACTAA
- the rplA gene encoding 50S ribosomal protein L1 has translation MAKKSKQLRAALEKIDSTKAYSVEEAVALAKETNFAKFDATVEVAYNLNIDVKKADQQIRGAMVLPNGTGKTSRVLVFARGAKAEEAKAAGADFVGEDDLVAKINDGWLDFDVVIATPDMMALVGRLGRVLGPRNLMPNPKTGTVTMDVAKAVEESKGGKITYRADRAGNVQAIIGKVSFEAEKLVENFKAFNETIQKAKPATAKGTYVTNLTITTTQGVGIKVDVNSL, from the coding sequence ATGGCTAAAAAAAGCAAACAACTTCGTGCTGCTCTTGAGAAAATTGACAGCACAAAAGCATACAGCGTAGAAGAAGCTGTAGCACTTGCAAAAGAAACTAACTTTGCAAAATTTGACGCAACTGTAGAAGTTGCTTACAACTTGAACATCGACGTTAAAAAAGCTGACCAACAAATCCGTGGAGCAATGGTATTGCCAAACGGTACTGGTAAAACTTCACGCGTTCTTGTTTTCGCACGTGGTGCAAAAGCTGAAGAAGCAAAAGCTGCTGGTGCAGACTTTGTTGGTGAAGATGACCTTGTTGCTAAAATCAACGACGGTTGGTTGGACTTCGACGTAGTTATCGCTACACCTGACATGATGGCTCTTGTTGGACGTCTTGGACGTGTCCTTGGACCACGTAACTTGATGCCAAACCCTAAAACTGGTACTGTAACTATGGATGTTGCTAAAGCAGTTGAAGAGTCTAAAGGTGGTAAAATCACTTACCGTGCAGACCGTGCAGGTAACGTTCAAGCTATCATCGGTAAAGTATCATTTGAAGCTGAAAAATTGGTTGAAAACTTCAAAGCTTTCAACGAAACAATCCAAAAAGCAAAACCAGCTACAGCTAAAGGAACTTACGTAACAAACTTGACTATCACAACTACTCAAGGTGTTGGTATCAAAGTTGACGTAAACTCACTTTAA
- a CDS encoding class I SAM-dependent methyltransferase, which translates to MGKKRLRPGGKRATDWLIAEGGFSKEKRILEVACNRGTTAIELAQRFGCKITAVDMDAQALEVAKKSAETAGVDHLIRFERANAMKLPYEDASFDIVINEAMLTMQADQAKKKCVMEYLRVLKPEGLLLTHDVLLKEAKESVRQELSQAIHVNVGPLTQDGWEQVMIESGYRDVKVLTGEMTLMKLSGMIYDEGWLGTLKICVNACKKENRKQFLTMYKMFAKNKQKLGFIAMASYKSSNR; encoded by the coding sequence CTGGGGAAAAAACGCTTACGTCCAGGTGGAAAACGTGCCACAGATTGGTTAATTGCGGAAGGAGGATTTTCAAAAGAAAAGAGAATACTAGAAGTTGCTTGTAATAGGGGAACTACAGCAATTGAGTTGGCACAGCGTTTTGGTTGCAAGATAACTGCTGTTGATATGGATGCTCAAGCTCTAGAAGTGGCTAAAAAATCTGCTGAAACGGCAGGTGTTGATCATTTGATCAGATTTGAAAGAGCAAATGCAATGAAACTTCCTTATGAAGATGCTAGTTTTGATATTGTTATAAATGAAGCTATGCTGACTATGCAAGCCGATCAAGCTAAGAAAAAATGTGTAATGGAGTATCTAAGGGTTTTAAAACCTGAAGGTCTTCTCTTGACACATGATGTGCTTCTTAAGGAAGCTAAAGAGTCTGTCAGACAGGAATTATCACAAGCAATTCATGTAAATGTAGGTCCTTTAACTCAAGATGGTTGGGAACAGGTGATGATAGAATCAGGTTATCGTGATGTGAAAGTATTGACTGGTGAAATGACATTAATGAAATTATCAGGTATGATTTATGACGAAGGTTGGCTAGGAACCTTAAAAATTTGTGTAAATGCTTGTAAAAAGGAGAATAGAAAGCAGTTTTTAACTATGTATAAAATGTTCGCTAAAAATAAACAGAAATTGGGCTTTATTGCTATGGCTAGTTATAAATCGTCAAATCGTTAG
- a CDS encoding adenine phosphoribosyltransferase has translation MNLKDYIATIENYPKEGITFRDISPLMADGNAYSYAVREIVQYATDKKIDMIVGPEARGFIVGCPVAFELGIGFAPVRKPGKLPREVISADYEKEYGVDTLTMHADAIKPGQRVLIVDDLLATGGTVKATIEMIEKLGGVVAGCAFLVELDELNGREKIGDYDYKVLMHY, from the coding sequence ATGAATTTAAAAGATTACATTGCAACAATTGAAAATTATCCGAAGGAAGGAATTACCTTCCGTGATATCAGTCCTTTGATGGCTGATGGAAATGCTTATAGCTATGCTGTTCGTGAAATCGTTCAATATGCTACTGACAAGAAAATTGATATGATCGTAGGGCCTGAAGCTCGTGGTTTTATCGTGGGCTGTCCAGTTGCCTTTGAGTTGGGAATTGGTTTTGCACCTGTTCGTAAGCCAGGTAAATTGCCACGCGAAGTTATTTCTGCTGACTATGAAAAAGAGTACGGGGTTGATACCTTAACTATGCATGCTGATGCCATTAAGCCAGGTCAACGTGTTCTTATCGTAGATGACCTCTTGGCAACAGGTGGAACTGTTAAGGCAACTATCGAGATGATTGAAAAACTTGGTGGTGTTGTAGCAGGTTGTGCCTTCCTTGTTGAATTGGATGAATTGAACGGTCGTGAAAAAATCGGTGACTACGATTACAAAGTTCTTATGCATTATTAA